CTTCCACTCGGCCAGCGTCGGGATGAGCTTGTCGTAGATGCCGGGGGTGCCGTCGTCGGGATGGACCTCGTCCTTCTCCTGGCTCTGGTCCATGTCGACGCGCGCCGCGACGAGCCCCGCGTTGCGCGTCATCTGGAGGCCGACCGACAGGCCGGTGCCGTGGACCGAATAGTCGATCGCCTTTTGCAGCAGGTTCTCGTCCGCCATCACCGCCTCGGACGAGAAGATGACGTTGCGCCCCCCCGTCTGCGTCGCGATCGCGGCGGCATAGTCGGTGCCGTTCACCGTCTCGGTCGCGATCGTCCGGCCGCTGCCGCTGACGCTGGTGAAGGCGTTCCAGCCGACGCCGCTATACTGGTGGACGACCTGTCCCTGCGCATAGCCGTCGAGGATCGCGCCGCTGGCGTCGGTCGCCTTCACGGTCACGTCCGCGGGGAAGCCGCCGGTGACGCGGGTGGCGTCGAACAGCAGCTTCATGCGCGAATAGCTGTCGCCCGCCAGCGCGGCGTTGTCCGCGCCGTTGGTCATGAACTCGCCGCCCGCGATCAGGCCGATCCCGAACTGCTTCGTCGCCTGTTCCAGCGTCTGCGCGATCTTGTCGGCCTGTGCGGCATCGACGTTGCGGAACGAGGGGAAGACGATCGTGTCGTACTTCGCCAGCGTGGCGAGGCTGGTGAGGTCGCTCTCGGTCAGGATGTCGAAGGGGACGCCGGCCTGCATCGCCTGGCTCTGCGCGGCCAGGAACAGCTGGTTGTAGGCGGTTTCGCTGAAATAGTTCTTCGCGGTCGTCTCCGACCAGACGATCGCGACGCGGTGGTCGGTCGCGGCCTGGATGCCGGTATCGTTGAAGACGGTGAAGGGGGCGGAGGAATAGCTGCCCGGCAGGAAGACGCCGTCGTTGACGTCGTAGAGCGTGTCGATCGACTGCGGGTTGCCGATCGCCGACTTCGGCACGCTGAATTCCAGCACGGTGCCGTCCGCCGAGCGCGCGGCGGGCAGGTTCGCGAGCACGAGCTTCTCGCCCGCGCCGCCGGTATAGAGCGAGACGGTGCCGTCCGCATTGACGTTGACGTTATATTCCGCGCCGCCGGCGAAGCCGAATACCTGATAGCCCGTCTTCGCATCGCGATCGGTGTTAAGCCAGGCGGTGGTGTTGGTGCCGATCGCGATCGGCGCCTTCAGCGCGAAGGCCATGTCGGCGCCGTTGCTGCGCGCGTAGATCGCATAGCCATCGGGCAGGCCGCGGTCGATCCGGTCCTGTGCGGTCCAGTCGTCCAGCTTTCCGTCGATCGTCAGCGTCGTGGCCATGCGCCATCCTCCATTCGGGGCTGGCACGGCCATACTGCGGGCGAAAATCGCGCGGAACGGGGTGAAGATAGTTACCGCGGCGCTAACGTGTCACGAACTGGAACACCCGGTTTCAGCCGCGGTCGAGCCACACCGGACCCGTGGCGAACAGGGTGTCGGCGGGGTGCGTGACGCCCGACGCGAAGGCGACGAGCGTGTCGGAGCACGCCCGCCGGTCGTGCAGCGCGACGGCACAGCGCAGGATCCGGCCGTCGTGGCGGCGCTCGAAGGCGATGAGGTGCGGCGCGCCCGGGCCGGTGACGCGGGCGGGGGCGTAATCGCCGTGCGCGAACAGCGCCGGATCGTCGCGCCGCCACGCCAGCAGCCGGGCGATGAGCGCGAGCTTGGGGGGCGGATCGGACAGCAGCCGCTCGCGCAGCGCATAATCCACCGCGCGGCGGTTGTCGGGGTCGACGAGCGACAGGTCGGTCAGCTCGGTGCCCTGATAGAGATCGGGGACGCCGGGCAGGGTGTAGCGCAGCGCGACCTGCACCGCTGTATTGGCCTCGGCGGCGGCGCGCAGCTGTTCGAGCAGCGCCTCGACCTCGGCGACGAACGACGGGTCGGCCAGCAGCGTGTCGACCAGCGCGGCGGCGGCGGCCTCGTACTCCGCGTCGGGCGCCTCCCATGACGAATGGCGCTTGGCCTCGCGCAGCGCCTTTTGCTGCCACGCCTTGATGCGCTCGGCGAAGTCGGTGCGATCCCGGGGCCAGGCGCCGACCAGCATCTGGAACAGCATGTAGCGATCGGCCGCGGCGATGCCCTGCGCCTCGCGCCGCGTCATCCAGCGCGCGGCATGGGTGCGCCACAGGTCGGGCATCGCGCTCAGCACGGCGAGGCGGGCGCGCACGTCCTCACCGCGCTTGTGATCGTGGGTGGCGGTGGCGAGCATCGCCTGCGGGACCGCGCGGGAGCGTGCGGTCACGACGGTGTGGAAGGCGGCGGGGGAGATGCCGAGCGTGGCGGGATCGGCGCCGACCTCGTTGCGCGAGAGCAGGCGACCGTAGCGGTAGAAGGCGGTGTCCTCGACCGCCTTGGCGGCGATCGGGGCGGAGAGCTGCTGGAAGCGGCGCGCGGCATCGGCGGCGCGATCCCCGGCCGGGTTCGCCAGCGTGGCGAGGATCCAGTCCGCGACGGGCGTCTCGCCCGGGGGCAGGTGCGCGGCGACGCGCGCGCGCGCCGTGTCGCGCACGGCGGCGTCGGTCGCAGGCGCACCGGCGGCGGTGGCGTAGGTGCGATAGACCGGGAAGACCCACAGCAACCGCTCGATCGCGCGGCGCAGCATCGCGGGGGTGGTGCCGTCGGGCGCGATGTCGGCGAAGGCGGCGACGGTGCGCTCCAGCTGGCCGGTGAATTGCCACGCCAGCAGTTGCTGTCGCGCGGCGAGCTCCTCCGCCTCGAAGGAGGTGCCGGCGCCGGTCAGATCCTGCCACGCGTCGGTGAGGGCGACCGCGCCCGCGGGATCGTGGATCGCCTGTCCGATCAGCTCCATGGCGTCATAGCCGCTGGTTCCGTCGATGCCCCAGCCGGCGGGCTGGGGTTCGTCCGCGCCGAGGATCTTCTCCACCACGATCCAGCCATCGGGGCCGAGCCGCTCGCGCAGGCGGCGGGTGTAGCCGATGGGGTCGGTCAGTCCGTCGACATGGTCGATGCGGACGCCCTGGATCAGCCCCTCGTCATACAGGCGGAAGACGAGCGCATGCGTTTTCTCGAAGACCGCCGCATCCTCGACGCGAACGCCGGCCAGTTCGTTGATCGAGAAGAAGCGGCGCCAGTTGAGCGTGTCGTTGGCGGTGCGCCACCAGGCGAGGCGGTAGTGCTGGCGCGCGAGCAGGTCGCGGAGCGGCATCGCATCGGCATCGGCCTGGTCCTCGTCGCGCAGGGGGAAGCGATGTTCCCCGTAGGCGACGACCCACCAGCGGTCGCCGTGCCGCTCGACGCCGATCGCGCCGTCCGCCAGCGCCTGTGACAAAGGCGTGCCGAGGACGGGGAGCACGATCGGCTCGCCCCAGTCGATGTCGAAGACCGCGGCGTGCTCGCTCGCCTCCCCCCGGGCGAGCACATCCTGCCACCACGGGTTGGTGCCGGTGGCGACCCCCATGTGATTGGGGACGATGTCGATCACCAGCCCCATGTCGCGCGCCGCCAGCGCACGGGCGAGCGAGCGGAAGGCGGGCTCGCCGCCGAGTTCGGGGTTGATCGCGGTCGGATCGACCACGTCATAGCCGTGCGTCGACCCCGGCGCGGCGGTGGTGACCGGCGAGGTATAGACGTGGCTGATGCCGAGCCGGTCGAGATAGGGCACGATCGCCTCCGCGTCGGCGAAGGTGAAGCCGGCGTGACATTGCAGCCGGTAGGTCGCGCGCGGGGGATGGGGGACGGTCATCCGGGTCTTTCGCTGGTGAGCAGGCGGGCGCGGCGGACGACGGCGCGCTGCGCGAGCAGGGTGTGGATGTCGCCGGACAGCCGACGGCGCCAGTTGGGATGTTCGTCGATCGTGCCGGGCAGATTGGGCTGCTCCAACAGTCCCAGCAGGTCCTCCAGCGGAAAGAGGGCGAGCGCGCCCGGGGCGGCGGCGACATGCGCGAGGATCGCGTCGAGCGGGACGTCGGCGGGCGGATCGCCGGTGCCGCCGAGCGCCTGCCACAGCGCCGCACGCGCCGTGGCGCGGTCGTCCTCCCCTCCGCGGCCCAGCCGGCGCGCCCAGTCGAGGTCGTGGCCGGTCCACCAGCCGGCGACGGTCGGCGTATCGTGGGTGCCGGTCATCGCCACGGCGGAATCGTCCCATTCGGCAGGCGGGAGGAAACCGCCGTCCCCGTCACGCTCGAACGGCAGCACGCGCATGCCCATCATGCAGCGCTGCGCCAGCGCGTCGCGCAGGCCCGGGGGAACCGTGCCCAGGTCCTCCGCGATGACGATGCCGCCCGCACGGTGCGCCTCGATCGCGACGATGCGGCGCAGATGCTCCCCGGGCATGGTGAGATAGGCGCCCTGCGACGCATCGGCCCCTTCGGGGATCACCCACAGCCGCTCCAGCCCCAGCGCATGGTCGATCCGCACCCCGCCGGCATGCGCGAAGGCGGCGCGCAGCGTGTCGATGAACGGGCGGAAGGCGTGCCGCTCCAGCGCCAGCGGATCGAGCGCGGTGATGCCCCAATTCTGCCCCTGCGGCCCGAGCGGATCGGGCGGCGCGCCGATGGTCAGGCCGCACAGCACCTCGTCCGGCGCGCCCCAGGCGTGGCTGCCGTCCGACGCCATGCCGACGGCGACATCGGCGATGAGGCCGATCGCCATCCCCTCGCGCGCGGTGCGCTGCGCCTGGGCGAGCGAGAGGTCGGTGAGCCATTGGAGGAAAGCGAAGAAGGCGACCGCGTCCTCCTCCTGCGCGGCGAAGCGGATGACCGCCTCGCCCGCGGGATCGTGGAAGGCGGCGGGCCAGTCGCGCCAGCCGTCGCCGCCGAGCCGCGCATGGAGCGCGTCGAAGCGGGCGTGCGCCTCCAGCATGGCGCCGCGCTGACGCCGCCAGGCCGCGGCGGCGGCGCGTACCGCCTCCCCGGCGCCATCGTAGGCGGCGCGCAGCAGGGCCATCCGCTCGGGGATCGCGGCCTGCCATTCGATCAGGGGCGGCGCTGCCGCGGGCGGCGGAGCGAGGCCGATCAGCGAGGGGTCGGCGAGGAGGACGTTGTGGAACAGCCGGGTCGATGGCGAATAGGGGCTGATCCGTGCGGGTGCGCCGGGGAACAGGGCGTGGGTCGGGCTGATCGCGAGCGCCTGCGCGCCGATCCGGGCGAAGGCGGGGGTGGCACGCGCGAGCGTGCCGGCATCGCCGAACGCGGTCGGGGTGGCCTCGCGCAGCGCGGGGATCTGTACCGCGGCACCCCAGGCGCGCGCCGGCGGTGCGGGGCAGCGCCGCGGGGCGATGGCGAGCGTGAAGGTGCATCCGGTCGCGCACAGCTGGTGATAGCCGGGGCGATCGGGGGCGAGGATCGTGCCGTCGTCGGCGATCGCGACATGGGTGCGCCCGCCGTCCTCGAACAGCAGCTCGGCGGTGCCCGCGGCGCCACCGGGCAGCGCGAGCATGTGGCCGGCGTCGACCGAGAGGAACGGACTCTCCGCCGGCGTGCCGGGGGAGAGGCGCTCTTCGATGGCGGCGAGCACGTCGTCGGCGACGCGCTGCGGACGACCGTTTGCGTCGGTCCAGTCACGAAGCAGCCGCGCGGTCACGGCTCGATCCACGCGACGAAGCGACCGGGGAGCGAGAACATCGGCGCGTCGGGGGTCGGGAGCGGCGCTGGAGTGTCGGCGAGGTCGATCGCGATCGTCAGGATCGCGCCGTCCGACAACCGCCAGCGCGCGGTGACGGCGGCTTCGGCATGCGCGACCGCATCGATCGACACCGCGCCGGCGACGCGGGGGACGATGTGGCGATGGCGGAGCGCCAGCAGGTCGCGGTGAAGCGCACGCCAATGGTCTGCCGCCGGGCCGGGCCGGGGGCGGGAGCGATCGAACGTCTCCGGCGCGTTGGGATCGGGGATCCGTTCGCGCGACGCCGCGTCGGCGAAGGCGTCGAACTTCGCGAATTCTCGGCGGCGGCCCTCGCGGACGGCATCGGCGAGCGCGTCGTGGAAGTCGGTGAAGAAGAGGAAGGGGGTGTCGCTTCCCTCCTCCTCGCCCATGAACAGCAGCGGGATCTGCGGCGAAAGCAGGAGCAGCGCGGTGGCGGCGGCGAGCTTCGCGGGATCGGCGAGCGTCACCAGCCGCTCCCCCATCGCGCGGTTGCCGACCTGATCGTGGTTCTGGAGGAAGGCGACAAAGGCCGTGGGCGCGAGATGCGCGCTGGGCGTGCCGCGCAGCTTGCCGTCGTGGTTCGCGGACGGGTCGCCCTGATAGATGAAGCCCTCCGACAGGCAGCGCGCGAGGCGCGCCGCGGGACGGTCGGCGAAGTCGGCGTAATAGGCGCTGGTCTCGCCGGTGAGCAGGACGTGGAGGACGTTGTGGAAGTCGTCGTTCCACTGCGCGTCGTAGCGGCCGGGGGCGAGGCGCGGGGCGTCGTTCGCCTCGTTCTCCAGCACGAGATGGACGTGGCGGTCGGGGCAGGCGGCGCGCAGCTCGGCCGCCATGGCATCGAGGAAGGGCGCGTTGGCGATGGCCTGGACCGCATCGAAGCGCAGGCCGTCGAAGCGATATTCGTCGAGCCACATCCGCGCATTGTCGACGAAGAAGCGCGCGACCTGCGGGCGCTCGACCGCCACCGCGCCGCCCCAGGGGGTATGGACGTCGGCATCGAAGAAGCCGGCGGCATATTGGCCAAGGTAGTTACCGTCGGGGCCGAAGTGATTGTAGACGACGTCGAGAAAGACCGAGAGGCCATGACCGTGCGCGGCGTCGACCAGCGCCTTCAGCTCGGCGGGCGTGCCGTAGCCTTCGTGGACCGCATAGGGCAGCACGCCGTCATAGCCCCAGCCGCGCGTCCCGCCGAACGCGGCGACGGGCATGAGTTCGATCGCGGTGATGCCCGCATCCTTCCACTCGGGCAGGCGCCCGGCGATGGCGGTGAAGCCGCCGAGGACGCCCGCGTGGACCTCCAGCAGGACCGTTTCGTGCCAGGCGCGACCGCGCCAGTCGTCATGCTGCCAGTCGTAATGGGGATCGGGAACGACGCTCCAGCCGTGGACGCCGCCCGACTGTCGACGCGATGCCGGGTCCGGGACGGTCGCGTCGCCGATGCGGAAGCGGTAGCGCGTGCCGGGGACGGCGGGCAGGACGCGGGCGAACCAGCCATCGGCGCCGCGCTCCATCGCGACGGGGGAGCGGCCGTCGATCTCGATCGCGACGGCGGCGGCATCGGGGGCCCAGAGGCGGAAGCGGGTGGTGCCGTCGGCGAGCGGTTCGGGGCCCCAGGTCATGCCAGCGCTCCGTCATGCCGGGCTCGTCCCGGCATCCAGGGTTCCGGGCGATCCATTATCGTCCGGCGCGTGGAACCCTGGACCCCGGCACGAGGCCGGGGTGACGGGGTGGATGGGGCGGTCGTCCTGTCCCTCACGCCTCGAACCCGCTGCGCCATGTCACCAGCGCGGCGCCCTGCGGCGCGACCTCGTAGCTGTCGCCGATCTCGATCTCCTGCTGGTCGGGCTTCGCGCTGTCGATCAGGACGGTGCGCGTCGCGTGCGGCGGGGGGAGGGTGAAGGTGATCGGATCGGCGGAGGCGTTGAGGAGCAGCGATACCGCCTCGACCTGACCGTCCCCGGTCCGGGTGGCGCGGCGCATCAGGAGCGCGCGGCCCTCGGGATTCTGCCAGTCCTCGGGCGAGAGGCGCCCGCCGCGCTCGTCCCACCATTCGATGTCCTCGATCCCCTCGCCGGGAGAATCCTTGCCGTAGAGGAACGTCGGGTTGCGCAGGACGGTGTAGCGGCGGCGCAACTCGGTGAGGCGCGCGGTGAAGTCGATCAGCGCCTGCCCCTCCGGCGTGGCGGCGGCCTGCCAGTCGAGCCAGCTGATCTCGTTGTCCTGGCAATAGGCGTTGTTGTTGCCCTGCTGCGTGCGCCCGAACTCGTCGCCCGCGACCAGCATCGGCGTGCCGAGCGATGTGAGCAGCGTGGTCAGCATCGAGCGCATCACGCGACCGCGCGCGTCGTTGATGACGGGATCGTCGGTCGGCCCCTCGACCCCCCAGTTGCGCGAGGCATTGTGGCTGTGCCCGTCCCGATTGTCCTCGCCATTGGCCTCGTTGTGGCGCTCCTCGTAGGTGACGGTGTCCGCCAGCGTGAAACCGTCGTGCGCGGCGAGCAGGTTGACGCTCGCCCAGGGGCGGCGCGCGCGGCGGTCGAACAGGTCGCCCGACCCCGACAGGCGCGCGGCGAGATCGGCGCGCTTGGCGGGCTCTCCGCGCCAGTATTCGCGCACCGTGTCGCGGTATTTGTCGTTCCACTCGGCAAAGCCGGGCGGGAAGTTGCCGAGCTGATAGCCGCCGGGGCCGACGTCCCACGGCTCCGCGATCAGCTTGAGCCGGCCGAGCACCGGGTCCTGCCGCAGCACGTCGAAGAAGGCGGCGCCGGGATCGAACCCGGTCGCCTCGCGCCCCAGCGTCAGGCCCAGGTCGAAGCGGAAGCCGTCGACGCCGAAGCTGGTTGCCCAGTAGCGCAGCGAGTCCGCGACCATCTGGATGACGCGCGCCTTGCTCATGTTCAGCGTGTTGCCGGTGCCGGTGTCGTTGATGGTGTAGCGCGCGTCGCCGTCGACGAGGCGATAGTAGCTGGCATTGTCCAGCCCGCGCCACGACAGCGTCGGCCCGCGCTCCGACCCCTCGCAGGTATGGTTGTAGACGACGTCGAGGATCACCTCGATCCCGGCCTTGTGCAGGCGGTGGACGGCGCGGCGCAGCTCGTCCTGATGCGGCGAGGCCATATAGCCCTGCTCCGGCGCGAAGAAGCCGAGCGAGTTGTAGCCCCAGTAGTTGCGCAGCCCCTTTTCCTGAAGAAAGCGGTCCTGCGTGAAGGCGTGGATCGGCAGCAGCTCGATCGCGGTCGCCCCGATCCGCTTCAGGTGCCGGATGACCGCGGGGTGGCCGAGCGCGGCATAGGTGCCGCGTTCGCGCGCGGGCACTTCCTCCATCAGCTTCGTCAGGCCCTTGACGTGCGCCTCGTAGATGACCGTCTCAGACCAGGGCGTGTCGGGGCGCCGGTCGCGCGACCAGTCCCAGTGGTCGTCGACCACCACCGCCTTGGGCATGGCGGGCGCGCTGTCGCGCTTGTCGAACGACAGGTCCGCGTTGCGATGCCCGACGCGGTAGCCGTGGAGCGCGTCGGTCCATTTGATCTGGCCCTGGAGGCGACGGGCGTAGGGATCGAGCAGCAGCTTGTTGGGATTGAAGCGGTGCCCGGCCTCCGGCTCGTAGCGGCCGTGCGCACGATAGCCGTAGACGAGCCCGGGTTCGGCATCGGGCAGATAGCCGTGCCACACCTCGTCGGTGCATTCCGGCAGCGTCAGCCGCTTCAGCTCACGCCGGCCCTCGGGGTCGAACAGGCACAGCTCGATCCGATCCGCATTGGCGGAGAAGACCGCGAAATTGACGCCCATTCCGTCGAAGGTGGCGCCCAGCGGATAGGGCGAGCCGGGCTGGAGCCGGTCGGCGAGCGTGTGCAACGGTGCGATCCCCCTGATTGTCTTCGCAGACGCACAACCCTCGGCGGCGGGGTTGGTGGCATGGGGAATGCGATTTCGTAGCCCTACCCGTCATGCCGGACTTGTTCCGGCATCCACGGCGCCGCGTACCCAGGATTGTCGAGGTGCGGGGAACAGTGGACCCCGGAACAAGTCCGGGGTGACGGGTGGATCAGGTTCGCGGTTGGATTGTGTCCGCGGGCGGCACCAGCTCCAGCTTCTGGGGCACGGTGCCCAGCTCGATCCCCTCCTCGCGGAACCAGCGCAGGAGCGTGGTCAGGATCTCGCTGCGCGCACGATACGCCGCGCGCGGGCTCTCGACGTGGGCGAAGCAGTTGAACAGCACGCGGCCGTTGGCGATCGAATCGATGAACACGGCAGAGGCCGGCGCGTCGAGGACCGCGGCATGTTCGACGAAGGCGCGGTCGACGAGCGCCAGCGCGCGATCCGCATCCGCCTCGATCGGGATCGAGAACTGGATCTGGATGCGCCCGAGCGGGCTGGCCAGCGTCTTGTTGTGGACGGTCTTGGTGATGAGCTCGGAATTGGGGACGATCAGCGTCGAATGGTCGGGCAGCTCGATCTCGGTCGAGCGGACGCTGATGCGCTTCACGTCGCCCTCGTCGGTGCCGATGCGGACGAGGTCGCCGATCTTGATCGGGCGTTCGGCGAGCAGGATGAGGCCCGAGACGAAGTTGGAGGTGATCGCCTGAAGGCCGAAGCCGATGCCGACCGACAGCGCGGACAGCAGCAGCGCGATCCGCTCGACCCCGATGCCCAGCGACGCGAGCGCCCAGATCACCGCCAGCGCAATGCCGACATAGCGCGCCACGAGGCTGACCGAATTGCGTCCCGACCCGTCGAGGTCGGTGGCGGGCAGATACTTGCCCTCCAGCCAGCGCATGAAGGCACGTACCAGCGCCAAGCCGACGAACAGGACCAGCAACCCGCGCAGGATGGTGCCGGGCGAGATGGCGACGCCGCCGATCTGGATGCCCTGCGCCAGCGCGCCGACGCGCCCGAACAGCGTTCCGATGCCGCCGCCCGCGCCGAAGGGAGCGAACAGCATCGCCACCGCGGCGATCCCGAGCACGAGCCGCAGCACGCCGGAGAGCAGCACGCCGAACTGGTCGACCAGGGCGCCGCGCACGCCGAGCGCGCGGCACAGGAGCCGCCCGACGGTACTCTCGCGCGTGAAGACGGTGGTCGCGACATCGTCCACCGCGGCCATCGTCAGGAAGACGATGCTGCCGAGCACCACGGCCCAGGCGACGAGCTGCATCAGGAACAGCGCGAAGCCGAGATAACCCGCCAGCAGCGCGACGGCGGCCGCCGCCACGACGACCCAGGCGACGAGCGCCAGCGCGCCGAGCCCGGCGCGGGTGGGCGCGGCGTCCTCCGCATCGGCACGGGCGGCGCGCAGCCGCGCGACGACGGCCAGCGCGCCGGCGATCATCGCGAGATGGACGATCGCCTCCAGCGCCTGCGTCGCGCTGAGCGCCGCTGCGCTGGCGGCGACCGCGGTGTTGAACGCGTCGAGCAGGATGGTGAAGGCGGCGACCGTCGCCAGCAGCCAGCTGAACGGGCGCAGCTGGCGTGCGGCATCGTCCGCGATGGGCAGCACGCGCCAGCTGGGCTGATTGCGCATCAGCACCGCGCCCGTGACCGCGGCAGTAAAGCCGCCGAAGGTCGCCGCGACGATCACCGCGTCGAACAGGCCGGTCCAGCCGCGCGGCTCCAGCTGCGACCAGCGCAGGCCCTGTACCAGCGCGGTGGTGGCGAGGAACGGCGTGAGCGTGCCCACCGTCACGCGCCAGATCGCGTTGGCGGAGCGTCGCACGCGGTGCCCCGGCGCGCCCTCGATCAGGAAGCGGCGCCCCAGCCCGTGGGCGGCGGTGCGTCCCGGCACCAGGAGCGCGAGTGCGGCGGCCAGCCCGAGCAGCGCAGGCCACCAGGGCGCGCGCGCGGATCGGTTACGCAGGCTTTCCACGCCGCCATCGACGAAGGCGGCGATACGGCGCATGTCGCGCGGCAGATTGTGGATCACCGCGCTCCAGAACGCGGGCGACAGCGGGGAGGGGACGTGCGCGGAGATGCGCTGGCCGAACTGTTCGGCCTGGCTCTGTGCGATCTCGTCGGCGAGCTGCTGCGCCTCGACGCCGAGCAGGCGTCCGCGTTTGGCGGCGGAATCGAGCGCGATTCGCTCGCGGGCGAGGCGCGCGCGCTCGGCACGGATGTCGGGCGCCTCGCCCGCGGCGGGGGTGGCGCCCAGCCCGGCGACCCGCGCGTCGATCAGCTCCAGCTGATCGGTCAGCGCCTGCGTGGCGACGACGGTGGCGGCGCGCGTGGCCAGGACGTCGGCGCGCAGATCGGTGCGGGCTGCATCGTCGAGGCGGCCGTCGAGCGCCTTGTCGGCGGCGCGCAGGTCCGCCTCCGCCTTCGCCAGTTGCGCCGACGCGGTGACGAGCGGCGACGGCTGCGCGGAAAGCGTCGCAGGCAGCAGGATCAGCAGGAGCGCCAGGCAGGACCGCAGCAGCGCGGGGACGGGCATCGGCAAACGGCTCCGGGTGGGTGGGGGCGGGAGCATGTGCGATACGGCAGGGAGGGATGGCCGCCAAGGGCGGGCCAGGGTGCGTCGGTCGTTGTGCTGGCCATCCCGCTGGATCGTCGGAGTTCCTTTGGGTCCCGCCTTGGCCGGGGAACGGCACACGAGCGCCAGACCGGCCACACGGCCTGACGATCCGCGCGATCGGCGGCTCGGACGGACGTCAGGGGAACGGGCGCGCCCCGGTGACCGGCACCGTCGCGCCGGTGATATAGCCCACCTCCTTGGTCGCCAGCATTACATAAGGCGGGGCCAGTTCGACCGGCTGCGCGGCGCGGCCGAGCGGGGTGTTGTCCCCGACGGTCTTCACCCTGTCGGGCGGCATGGTGGAGGGGATCAGCGGGTCCACACCGGCCCCGGCGCGACCGCGTTGACGCGAATGCCGCGCCCGGCCGGCATCTTCGCCAGCCCGGCGGTGAAATTGTGGATCGCTCCCTTGGTGGTGGCACAGCCGAGCAGCCTCGTCATCGCGCCCCAATCGGCGGCCGGGGAACGGCGTTCCCCGGCCCGATCGCGACCCGTCGCTATTGGCGGACGACCCGCTCCTCGACCAGGGTGTCGACCACCGACGGATCGGCGAGCGTCGAGGTATCGCCGAGATTGCCGACCTCGTCCTCCGCGATCTTGCGCAGGATGCGGCGCATGATCTTGCCCGAGCGGGTCTTGGGCAGGCCGGGGGCGAATTGCAGTGCGTCGGGCGACGCGATCGGGCCGATCTCGTTGCGAACGAACTGGCGCAGCTCGGCGCGCAGCTCCTCCGATGCCTCGACCCCGGCATTGAGCGTGACGAAGGCGTAGATGCCCTGGCCCTTCACCTCGTGCGGCATGCCGACCACCGCGGCCTCCGCGACGCTGGCGTGCGCGACCAGCGCGGATTCGACCTCGGCGGTGCCCATGCGGTGGCCGGACACGTTGATGACATCGTCGACGCGTCCGGTGATCCAGTAATAGCCGTCCTCGTCCCGGCGGCAGCCGTCGCCGGTGAAATACTTCCCCGGATACGTGGTGAAATAGGTCTGGAAGAAGCGGTCGTGGTCGTTCCACACGGTGCGCATCTGGCCCGGCCAGCTGTCGACGATGCACAGATTGCCCTCGGTCGCGCCGTCCAGCACCTGGCCCTCGGCATCGACGATCTGCGGTCGGACGCCGGGCAGCGGCTTCGTCGCGGAGCCGGGCTTCAGGTCGGTGGCGTAGGGCAGCGGCGCGATGAGCATGCCGCCCGTCTCGGTCTGCCACCAGGTGTCGACGATCGGGCAGCGGCCGTCGCCCACGACCCGGTGGTACCAGCCCCACGCCTCGGGATTGATCGGCTCGCCCACGGTGCCCAACAGGCGGAGCGAGGCGCGGCTGTACTTGCGGACCCACTGGTCGCCCTCGC
The sequence above is drawn from the Sphingomonas adhaesiva genome and encodes:
- the treZ gene encoding malto-oligosyltrehalose trehalohydrolase; this encodes MTWGPEPLADGTTRFRLWAPDAAAVAIEIDGRSPVAMERGADGWFARVLPAVPGTRYRFRIGDATVPDPASRRQSGGVHGWSVVPDPHYDWQHDDWRGRAWHETVLLEVHAGVLGGFTAIAGRLPEWKDAGITAIELMPVAAFGGTRGWGYDGVLPYAVHEGYGTPAELKALVDAAHGHGLSVFLDVVYNHFGPDGNYLGQYAAGFFDADVHTPWGGAVAVERPQVARFFVDNARMWLDEYRFDGLRFDAVQAIANAPFLDAMAAELRAACPDRHVHLVLENEANDAPRLAPGRYDAQWNDDFHNVLHVLLTGETSAYYADFADRPAARLARCLSEGFIYQGDPSANHDGKLRGTPSAHLAPTAFVAFLQNHDQVGNRAMGERLVTLADPAKLAAATALLLLSPQIPLLFMGEEEGSDTPFLFFTDFHDALADAVREGRRREFAKFDAFADAASRERIPDPNAPETFDRSRPRPGPAADHWRALHRDLLALRHRHIVPRVAGAVSIDAVAHAEAAVTARWRLSDGAILTIAIDLADTPAPLPTPDAPMFSLPGRFVAWIEP
- the treY gene encoding malto-oligosyltrehalose synthase, producing the protein MTVPHPPRATYRLQCHAGFTFADAEAIVPYLDRLGISHVYTSPVTTAAPGSTHGYDVVDPTAINPELGGEPAFRSLARALAARDMGLVIDIVPNHMGVATGTNPWWQDVLARGEASEHAAVFDIDWGEPIVLPVLGTPLSQALADGAIGVERHGDRWWVVAYGEHRFPLRDEDQADADAMPLRDLLARQHYRLAWWRTANDTLNWRRFFSINELAGVRVEDAAVFEKTHALVFRLYDEGLIQGVRIDHVDGLTDPIGYTRRLRERLGPDGWIVVEKILGADEPQPAGWGIDGTSGYDAMELIGQAIHDPAGAVALTDAWQDLTGAGTSFEAEELAARQQLLAWQFTGQLERTVAAFADIAPDGTTPAMLRRAIERLLWVFPVYRTYATAAGAPATDAAVRDTARARVAAHLPPGETPVADWILATLANPAGDRAADAARRFQQLSAPIAAKAVEDTAFYRYGRLLSRNEVGADPATLGISPAAFHTVVTARSRAVPQAMLATATHDHKRGEDVRARLAVLSAMPDLWRTHAARWMTRREAQGIAAADRYMLFQMLVGAWPRDRTDFAERIKAWQQKALREAKRHSSWEAPDAEYEAAAAALVDTLLADPSFVAEVEALLEQLRAAAEANTAVQVALRYTLPGVPDLYQGTELTDLSLVDPDNRRAVDYALRERLLSDPPPKLALIARLLAWRRDDPALFAHGDYAPARVTGPGAPHLIAFERRHDGRILRCAVALHDRRACSDTLVAFASGVTHPADTLFATGPVWLDRG
- the malQ gene encoding 4-alpha-glucanotransferase; the protein is MTARLLRDWTDANGRPQRVADDVLAAIEERLSPGTPAESPFLSVDAGHMLALPGGAAGTAELLFEDGGRTHVAIADDGTILAPDRPGYHQLCATGCTFTLAIAPRRCPAPPARAWGAAVQIPALREATPTAFGDAGTLARATPAFARIGAQALAISPTHALFPGAPARISPYSPSTRLFHNVLLADPSLIGLAPPPAAAPPLIEWQAAIPERMALLRAAYDGAGEAVRAAAAAWRRQRGAMLEAHARFDALHARLGGDGWRDWPAAFHDPAGEAVIRFAAQEEDAVAFFAFLQWLTDLSLAQAQRTAREGMAIGLIADVAVGMASDGSHAWGAPDEVLCGLTIGAPPDPLGPQGQNWGITALDPLALERHAFRPFIDTLRAAFAHAGGVRIDHALGLERLWVIPEGADASQGAYLTMPGEHLRRIVAIEAHRAGGIVIAEDLGTVPPGLRDALAQRCMMGMRVLPFERDGDGGFLPPAEWDDSAVAMTGTHDTPTVAGWWTGHDLDWARRLGRGGEDDRATARAALWQALGGTGDPPADVPLDAILAHVAAAPGALALFPLEDLLGLLEQPNLPGTIDEHPNWRRRLSGDIHTLLAQRAVVRRARLLTSERPG